The window AAGCctgaggatgaaatcctggccccactgaaatcagtgggagttttgccattgacttcaaggagtcTAGGATTTCACAGTTAATTTTTAGTTTTCTGCCTGCTTTCAGCAATACTTCAGATTCTAAACACATGGACGCTTTTAAAGTTGTGTAGTATTCTCTGCAGTTTTGGTTTTGGTAAACTAATTTGAAGATAAAATTAAAGCCCTAGGATTCTAACATGGTCATCAAGATAGACAGAAATTGAACAGAGATGCATATCTGTGGCAACAATTTTAGTAATATGCCCAGTAGTTCAATAATGAATTTCATTCAGTAGCACTAGAAGATAGGTATTTCAAGACCTAAATCTTAGTAAACAAACTTTAAATTCTTTCCTTAAATAAAAAATAGTGATACAAAACATTTACCTAGACTTTTACAGAAATATAAATgtaaaggggaagggaaaaaagacaACTTAATATTTTACTGTAAATTCACacagagaaaaatgtaaattGAAAGCCAGAATAATGAATAAAACCCACAACCTTTTGCTtcatacaaaaaatgaaaatattttaacagaaatTATGTTGTTTTTAACGATGCctgtattattcatttttcacatttgaaaCTAAATTCACTTTCTAGAAAATAGGTAGATTTCTAATTTTGATTACTGTATATTTTGCTACCATCATGTGTGGAAATCAGTTtgcatatcattataaaataaaggtAATATTTTGTTGTAAATTTTTTACATTTACGAAAAATGCTTTTCATGAAATAGGAGGTTTTGGTACTATCATTATAAATGGGTATAACATTAAAAGTATGGAAAATCAGTGGTAGATCAAAATGATAACAGTAACCCATAAAAATTTTGTAAACAGCCATCATTTATccacaatataaaaaaattagCATAACCATCCTATGGATTACTTTGTTGCTATGTCCATTATTTTATCTACTATTTATTTGCACCGATATCCAAAATTGCTTTTATTGCTAGAATATGTATTTGTATACACTAAACTACAGGTTAACTTGAATCTTTCTTACCATAAACATATACCAACAGtacataaaaaagaaacatttatttacaaaataatgaTGTATACATATTACACAAATTCTATTATATCAAAgtctatgtatatatttttacaatATTAGTAGCAACCAATTATTTGCATTGGTTTACCAAAGTGCAAACTGTAATGTTGCAAAGGCAGGTTATAATTTGGGATTATGatattcatattttaattttttttcctccactgccTTTTGTCTTACTGCAGTGCAGTCTCTCTGAGGATATCACTAGGTCAAGAAAATGATTcacctttaaatttaaaaaatacctaTTTCATATGAATGTGGAATATTACTGTACCTGAGGAGAGGGGGAATTCATTATTGTACTGTTCTTTCAGCTTGAtaactgcttttatttttattccacCTGCTGTGATAGCACCATTGAAATTGATTACTAACAGACTAATCATAAAAGGAATGGAAACATTATGCATACACTATGCCATCCCAAATTTCTGAATTTATCTGTCTTTGTGGAATTTCATCTTATCAGTTTTGTGTTTCTGCACTAAAAATTCAAGTGTTTAAGGACAATTCAGATGGTGGTATTGTGACAATCCTAAATGTACCAgtatatgttttttaaatataatactaaATGAAGCTGTGATGAAATTCGTTCTTTTGAGAATAAGGAGGTTGCTTTTGTCTACTTGTATATGTTGAAACCTGTATATGAATTTGGTATCTGAATAACTGAAAACTGATTCCCTTCTAGTATAAGAAATTCATTGAGAAATCCGGTGATTTTGATTGTAGCTTATCTTTTTCACTGGTTAAAAACCAGCCATTGCATATATTGTCTTTTAGTTCACATTCTGTTGCTTGTGTTGTACTGAATATGTACTGTACAGTACCCTTTTGTACAGCCTGTTGGATGTAGGCTATAGCCTATTGTACATAAATTCACAGTTTGAAAAACTGCAGAGGGGACAGAACTTTTTTTGGTAGATTCCATGTTTTATGAAGTAATGGATCTAGCAAAGAGCTCATGAGCACCCACAACGATCTACTACCATGGCTGGTATCTTTCCATATATTATTTGTTCCTTTCCATTGAAATACAGCATATTTATTGGGGACATCTTGGTAGGTGTGCAGCAGGGGCCTGCTGAACCTCTAGGGTTTGCTTGGTGGACAAGATGAGTATGTGGATATTTCTGTAAAAATACAAATTCACATTCTCCAGAGCAGTAATTGGCTTTGTATCTCTTGGGTGCAATAATCCAGTCCCATCCAAAAGCTTCAAAATCCACAGTCAGTGGGTAACGACAGCATCGGGATTCTGTTGAGTGTTCATCACAGTCAAGGCCAAAATCCCTGCGGGATCTTTTTGGTGTGTCTGTAACCCTGACCTCTAAAAATGGATTCTGTTTGGGAAAGGAAAAGAATTGGAAATATTATTAATACatgaaatatttaacatttaaagggacagatgGAGACatgaaaaaatatgaaatgtCTCAGACATGCAGACTGttttaaactaatattttcaaataatatttgtaaaagtTTCTGGAATGCTCTAATCCTGTGACAGTGgtgtattgttttcttttaaggtAACTATGTCCTCTTCTAGGTGTCCCTGGCTACACTTCATCCACTTTCAAGATTTATCCCACTTTTTCATACTAAGAAACTGAATTTTCCCACTATTCACTATTCAGTAGCTACCATTCCTGAGCATCCCAAATAGCTGATAAGAGGGGCTTTGATGAGTGTTATGGACTTTTATGAGTGTTATGGGCCAAAAGCTCCCTCCATCTACATGATATAGAAGAGAGCAAAAGagcatgcgcgcgcacacaaaAAAGCAGCTCCAAAAATTGCGGAAGGGAAAACATATAGACTAACATTCCAGTCCCCCCTTCCTGAAGAGTATGCAGATGTCTCTGCACATAAAGTGTGCAGCTGAAGCTCAGCAGGCATTGAGAAGGGCCTCCTATTTAGCCAGAGGAGGGAAGAAGTTGAAGGAGTTGATGTTACCCTGCCTAACTGGTGAAAGTACTATTGGAAATGGTGGGGAAAAATGAATGCTGCTTCTAGCAATCCTACTCCTGTATTTCTACTCCATACCTTTCACTTCTCTCAGAAACTATGCACAGGTTTTGCAAGAGAAGCTAATATTGTGGCTCCTGAGAGAGTCATACAGCCAAGGAAGCTCAGAGTGGCACAGAGGGCCATCACATGTGTGGATGACTCATAATCCACACTTTTGGGAAAGGAATTTCATGCAGACCCTGGGGCTCCATAGTTATCAAGGCCACCTCTCTTATCCCAGGCATGCAGACCAAACACCTCTTCTGAGGAAAGAAGATGGTTGCAACATAATCGTGAGTGGAAAGAAACTGAGAGCTTTTTTTCCACCTCTGTGAATCTCTGCAGAAGGGGATGATTTCATGCATTATTGATATAGTCAGTACTTGATATTTGTATGCATGATTGTATTTGAAGCACTAGAGGAGACAACTGGCCTATTCCAACTGAGTAGGAatatgagaatatttttttctgttggatttttaattaaactttcaCAATACATTTTGTCTTTAAGCTAATATGACTGTATTACATTGctaagaaaatatataaaaatcaaatgtataaGTATTTAGATTTATCCAAGCACATTATGCATTATAGTGAAAGAGGGAAATCATATTCTCACaggattttgtttaaaagtaTAAATTTACTGATAAGTAGgactctaccaaattcacagttcattttggtaaatttcatggtcatgccatttaaaaaatcttgaatttcatgcTCATGGATATTTAAATCTTGAATTTCACTGTGTTGTCACAAATCAtgattatgtatttaaaaatataaacatgtaaagcccttaagtcagcatttctcaaactggggatcacaACCCAAAAAGGGGTTGCCAGGCTATTGTGGGGGGGTCACAATAGTACCACGCTTACTTCTGGGTGTCTGgaaagcggtggctgctggctgagagcccagctctgaaagcagagccaCCACAGCAACAGCACAGAATTGAAAGTGGCATGAtgtggtgttgccacccttacttctccactgctgctaGTGGTGGCGCAGAAGGGTGAtagtaccataccatgccaccctcacttctgcggaGCTGCTTGCAACAGTGCTGTCTCCAGAGCTGTGCTCCCAGCCAgtagccactgctctctggctacCTAGTTCTGAAGGAAGTGCAGAAGACTGGCAATACCACAaaccccctacaatagccagatttcacagggaagaccagatttcatggtccatgacacatttttcacagctgtgaatttgataggatTCAAGTGATAAGTATTGCTTTATTGATGTAGATAATAGGTTCAGAAATATACTTGCACAGATTGTAGGCAATTATTGCTTTTCAAAGACTGTTAACAAGGAAGGAAATTCCTCACCATTTTTGTTTAACTGCAAcactttcaaatttattttattcaattaaatttccaacaaaaagaaaaaaggtgccTGTTTTGGGTTCTTGACTGCTTTGacataattttgaaaataatatGGCATAAAAAGTACTGCATTTTCAGAACTGTAATATTTAGAAGAGTGAGTTGTataataaaatacagtattaTCAATTAGTTTTGTACtttgtcataaacataaagcAAATTGTGCATGTATTCAGAGAGAGAAGAAGCTTCCTCTTATTTTGAATGCAAGAACTTGGTCAGCAGTACAAGATTTGAGGCAGCTTATTCTCAAGTGCAGGAATCCAGGAGCCCTCATTTTTTTGCTATatgttaaaaataacttttcattaaGCAGCATTTTAATATCTTTTCTTTACTCCTGGATTTGATaacaaatattttgcacttttctAGAAACTTCCATTGAAtatcaaagccctttacaaacaaGGTAGTAAAGTCTCCCAGCATCCCTTTGAGTTAGGTAAAGTaatattacctccattttacagatggggaaactgaggcacagggagattaagtgCAAGATCAGAGAGCAAGTTCGTTGCAGAACTGGGCATACAGAACCCTTCTCTTAACCCTCACTCCTATATTTTAACCCCTAGACAAAGCTTCCACTTCCTTTCCTCAACATACAACATAAAACATGCTTTCCAATTCCAACTTTTGTaaaaaggtctataaaataataaaagtctCTGTGGAATTTTTCCAGTAGAACTTACCAGTCCATCTTCACCTGGTCCTGGGAAAGTTACAGCAAGATCTCGTCCATTCTCATCAAAAGCTTTGATTTCAATGCCTAAGTTGGATTCAGGTTGTTTGAGCCAATTTTGTAACACTGTCTTCACATCAATACTCTGCCAAATACCAGTGCCTGGGTTCATGTCAAGTTTCAAAGATCGAATTCCAGTATATCTTGTACCGTCTTTCATGGGTCTGATGAGTCTCAGGATCTGCACGAATACTGTTGTAGGTTTCTGGACTTGCCTCAAGTAAATCCACAACTGGGCCTTTACTACTTTGTTATATTGTATTTTAGAGCTAAACTTAAAGAAGCAACATTTTGGTTTCCCCTCCATTTGCACAAGAAAATCAGCTATAAATGAATGGAAAGAATAGATTATTGACCTTGGAGCAGAAAGGAGCGTGCATaaacaaatcagaaaaaatatCCAGCCTATATAGTATAGCTGGGTATGATATGTTATCAGTGGAATATTGACTGCAAAAGTGGCATGTACTTAATTCATTATAAAATAAACTCTCAACTCTGGATTTTGTGGGTTTTGTACTGTATGGCATTATTTAACTGAAATTAACAGAATCATTGTGCCTCAAATTTTTAAGCCATCTAGAAGtaatacagtaaaacctcagagttaagaataccagagttatgaactgactggtcaaccacacacctcatttggaactggaagtgtacaatcaggcagcagagacaccaaaaaaaaaaaaggcaaatatagtatagaactgtgttaaatgtaaactactaaaaaaattaagggaaagtttaaaaaaaaaaagatttgacaaggtaaagaaactgtttccGTGCTTGTtttggttaaaagcagcatttttcttctgcataggcaagtttcaaagctgcattaagtcaatgttcagttgtaaacttttgaaagaacaaccataaggttttgtcagagttacaaacaacttccattctcgagatgtttgtaactctgaggttctactgcatatTATCACAAGGAATTGACGGTCATTTTCTGAACAACCATGTTTTAAGCTAGATTTACCATTTTCCAACTAAATCTAGTAGGATTTTTATGCTATGTAAGCTGTTCACTTTGATTTCTTTAGCTAAGGGATGAGCacatgctgaaattaaaaaatgatgGGGAATATTGAGATAGAAAAAGGCTGTAGGGGAACATTTCCTTAGAATTCTCTGGGAATCTGAATACTTATACTAACTGAGCAGCTGTACCAGTCAGTCTGGGACAGGAACACTTCCTCCAGCCAAAAATTACCTGCAGGCTGAACACAGTGTACAGACTACTTTGCTTAAGAATGACTAACTACTAACACCTTTCTGGCATTCAACTCCTGCAGTATCTTTACAAAAACACATTGAACAGCAAACCTATACTTTTTAGCTAGACACTTCTGTGATGTTATAGATGTTTCTAATGTACCAAACATTATCATTTTTGCCAGCATATTATATAAAAAGAGGCAGCTGTGTTCAAGCTACAGTAACACCTACATTCCCCTCCTTTGTTTTATGATCAATCTATCTGTTAATAAACTAGTTTTAATCTATGGatctttatttcttttgtcttAAATTATATTATGGTAAAGTGTTTTCATTGTAGTAATCTAACTACCCTTGGTATACTGAAACTGTCCATGTTAAGGGGTAGGAGGGCGAAGTAGTAATCTCTCGTGGTGCAGAGCTCCAATATTCATAACCTCATCTCTTCAGATATCTGCTTTTCTAATATACTAAAAATGGTGATTTGTTTTTTTAGACTGTCTATGAAAAGAGTGGAGTGAACTGTGAAGTGACAAACAGATCATAGATTACCTTTCTTCAATCAGCAAGGAAGAATTAGGTAATAGTAGGCTATTGTAAATAGTAGGCTTGATTATAAATGTTGGTTAATTGGCCTTTACCTACATGATCATGAACAGGCTACTGTAATACATTCATTCAGTATTGCTATATAGTACCCTACACTGTTAATTTAACCTATATATTTTATAGTCAATTAACTTCTATAAATGTGTACATTTTGTAGTTAGCAACAGCAGCTGATATTCTGTTAGGTGTGTGTACTACATATCTCTGTCGCTGGTAATATATCTATGCCTTATATGCCCTGTCTTCTTTTCAACTTTTGTCATCATATTCATAAGTGTTATTTTGAAAAACAGCTGCCATAGCCAAATACTTTAGCtgattaagaacataagataCTATAGTATTAGCTGTGCAAAAGATACTTGATAGGAGTCATGGCAGATGTTTAGCACTCAGAAGATAACTAAGAATCTGCTCATTCAGTAAATGCCTTCATTCTTCCCTGACACAACTACTGGAGTTGATAGATATACATGGACATTTCAACATCTAAAATCTATCATTCTTCTGCTTACTTTAAATATATAGTTTATATTCACTGTTTACTGTTAGCTGGGCTGTGCGGTACTAGCTTCTAAGATCAGCAGAGGAAACAAGTATTTAAACCTTTATTTGCATTTGTTATAGTGTATTATAGTTAAGTGGTTGTAATGTTCTAAGTGACATTTTTTGTCAGTTTCTAGTGCAATGTTTAAAAAGTGGTGGCCCATAAAACCCTTGTTAAGAGTTATAATTACCTCATTATTTGCACTGAATTCTTTGTACTTCCCTATATTTACTGTAGGAAATACCTTGAATGCTGCAAGTATCGAGGTCAGCAAACTGCAAATCTTATTTAGTATCTTAGGCAATTGGCAAGATACTAAGGACTATTCCTGTATATGTTATAAGGGAGCAggaaaataatacaataaaataaaagatcaCAGTGAGGTCATTGGATGATgattcaaattatttaaaaatatgttcttctccctccctcttacATACTTCTGCCAGCAGCCTGTTAGAAGAGACTGAGACAAGATTTGTTGCTCTTAAGCACTAGGACAACTGTTTATCAGTAGAATAGTGTGATATTAAAGTAGCAGGACTACTTACACTCTGTAGGCATTGTAATAATAGTCTCAGTTGTAGCATGATAATCATCATCTTCCAAAGAACCATCACTGCTGTCATCTCTCTGGACGTCATACTGATCAATCAGTTCTTGCAATGGAGGAGCTTTGggtaaaagctgttttatagtATCCCTGCTAATATTAGGAGCTTGTTCCAGACGAAGTTTGCTGAGGATTTGAATTTTTATGGCTTCTATTCTGGAAGATTTTGTATTTTGCCTCCATGTACATGCAATGCATAGTTCATCTTTTTCTCCATTCTCTTTTGGCTGACTACTGTCATTAAGAGCCACTGGACCAAGTATAATCAGCATGAACAGGTAAATATAAACACAGATTTGTAGCTTTTGCATGATCTCACATTCAGTGCAGCCTTTTCCCTTCCttgctttcttatttttttctttcagtactAAATAGATCCCTAAAGGCAAGTATAATCCGAGAAACAACTTACCACACTGGTGAATCATATATTTTCCAAGAGGGCTTTTATACTCCAACTTTGGTTAGACTCGTGTCGTCAAAACCGATGATTGGCTGTTGTACCAACAATGAATCTAGCTGTCAGAGGTTAAAGCTCTGTCTGTCACAAGTCACTAGACAGCATTTTGTTACAGCCCAGGGTGAACTGATTTATCTGACCACTCTGTAGAGGATATCTCCTCGCATACTGAAGAGGATATATTTCCAATGATTATGGGCAGCAGTACTG of the Dermochelys coriacea isolate rDerCor1 chromosome 11, rDerCor1.pri.v4, whole genome shotgun sequence genome contains:
- the MSTN gene encoding growth/differentiation factor 8, whose amino-acid sequence is MIHQCGKLFLGLYLPLGIYLVLKEKNKKARKGKGCTECEIMQKLQICVYIYLFMLIILGPVALNDSSQPKENGEKDELCIACTWRQNTKSSRIEAIKIQILSKLRLEQAPNISRDTIKQLLPKAPPLQELIDQYDVQRDDSSDGSLEDDDYHATTETIITMPTESDFLVQMEGKPKCCFFKFSSKIQYNKVVKAQLWIYLRQVQKPTTVFVQILRLIRPMKDGTRYTGIRSLKLDMNPGTGIWQSIDVKTVLQNWLKQPESNLGIEIKAFDENGRDLAVTFPGPGEDGLNPFLEVRVTDTPKRSRRDFGLDCDEHSTESRCCRYPLTVDFEAFGWDWIIAPKRYKANYCSGECEFVFLQKYPHTHLVHQANPRGSAGPCCTPTKMSPINMLYFNGKEQIIYGKIPAMVVDRCGCS